One genomic segment of Clostridium saccharoperbutylacetonicum N1-4(HMT) includes these proteins:
- a CDS encoding methyl-accepting chemotaxis protein, which translates to MNKISNIEMINFFYNAMPVIEQLFDEDVSMGITDTEKYVATRYCKELELSAKEGDKIPAGGAIAEVIRTGNAAIKVVPESVYGVVMKSYAIPIKEDNKIVGVFAVAKSLAKKNEVTTITKNLTESLSQISAGINEISTGVQDLAGMNEKLLGETKVANEKAQNTDEIVNFIQSISSQTNLLGLNASIEAARAGDAGKGFSVVAQEIRKLSNSSNESIKKIDDVIKHISLAIGSINNNLSKSNDVSQNQSAALEEIAASISELNVTAKKLEELADRL; encoded by the coding sequence ATGAATAAAATTTCAAATATAGAAATGATAAACTTTTTCTACAATGCAATGCCAGTAATAGAACAGCTTTTTGATGAGGATGTTTCAATGGGAATAACTGATACGGAAAAATATGTTGCAACGAGATATTGTAAGGAATTGGAATTGAGTGCAAAAGAAGGTGACAAGATTCCAGCAGGAGGAGCTATAGCAGAGGTAATAAGAACTGGAAACGCTGCTATAAAGGTTGTGCCTGAAAGTGTATATGGGGTTGTAATGAAGTCATATGCAATTCCAATAAAAGAAGATAATAAAATTGTTGGTGTTTTTGCAGTGGCAAAAAGTTTAGCAAAGAAAAATGAGGTTACCACTATTACAAAAAATTTAACAGAATCCCTTTCGCAAATTTCAGCAGGCATTAATGAAATTTCAACAGGAGTACAAGATTTAGCTGGAATGAATGAAAAATTGTTGGGGGAAACAAAGGTTGCTAATGAAAAAGCACAAAATACTGATGAAATAGTAAATTTTATTCAAAGTATTTCGTCTCAAACTAATCTTTTGGGCTTAAATGCTTCAATTGAAGCTGCTAGAGCTGGAGATGCAGGAAAAGGCTTTAGTGTTGTTGCGCAAGAAATTAGAAAATTATCAAATTCCTCAAATGAATCAATTAAAAAAATTGACGATGTAATAAAGCATATTTCATTGGCAATAGGAAGTATTAATAATAATTTGAGTAAATCAAATGATGTTTCTCAAAATCAATCTGCTGCTTTAGAAGAAATTGCTGCATCAATTTCAGAGCTGAATGTTACAGCAAAGAAATTAGAAGAATTAGCTGATAGGCTATAA
- a CDS encoding aminopeptidase: MIDPRNTQLANNLINYSCELKEGEKVLIESNGMESPLVTELIKEAYKVKAVPFLAVNNSESKRELLMGATKEQLELMGKYEAIRMKDMDAYIGIRANKNSSELSDVPEEKMNLYNKHIFSEVHSKIRIKSTKWCVLRYPTPSLAQDADMSTEAFEDFYYNVCNLDYSKMSVAMNSLVNLMNKTDKVRLVGPGTDLTFSIKDIPAIKCDGKLNIPDGEVYTAPVKNSINGTLAYNTPSIYNGFAFNEIKFEFKDGKIVNATANDTERINAVLDTDDGARYVGEFAIGVNPYILHPMKDTLFDEKIAGSIHFTPGNSYDDAPNGNHSAIHWDLVLIQRADYGGGEIYFDDVLIRKDGLFVIDELKVLNPENLK; the protein is encoded by the coding sequence CTTAAAGAAGGTGAAAAAGTCCTTATCGAATCTAATGGAATGGAATCGCCTTTAGTTACAGAATTAATAAAAGAAGCATATAAAGTTAAAGCTGTTCCTTTTTTAGCTGTAAACAACAGCGAATCAAAGCGTGAATTACTAATGGGCGCTACTAAAGAACAATTAGAACTTATGGGTAAATATGAAGCTATAAGAATGAAGGATATGGATGCTTATATAGGAATTAGAGCCAACAAAAATTCTTCTGAGCTTTCTGATGTTCCAGAAGAAAAAATGAATTTATATAACAAACATATTTTTTCTGAAGTACATTCTAAAATAAGAATCAAAAGCACTAAATGGTGTGTTTTAAGATATCCTACACCTTCTTTAGCTCAAGATGCAGATATGAGCACAGAAGCTTTTGAAGATTTTTACTATAATGTTTGTAATTTAGATTATTCAAAAATGTCAGTAGCTATGAATTCATTAGTTAACTTAATGAATAAAACTGATAAGGTAAGACTTGTTGGTCCAGGTACTGATTTAACTTTTTCAATAAAGGATATTCCTGCAATTAAATGTGATGGTAAACTTAACATTCCAGATGGAGAAGTTTATACAGCTCCTGTTAAAAACTCAATTAATGGTACTTTAGCTTATAATACTCCATCAATTTATAATGGATTTGCTTTTAATGAAATAAAATTTGAATTTAAAGATGGTAAAATTGTAAATGCTACAGCTAATGATACTGAAAGAATCAATGCAGTTTTAGACACTGATGACGGTGCAAGATATGTTGGTGAATTTGCAATTGGTGTAAATCCATACATCCTTCATCCTATGAAAGATACTCTATTTGATGAAAAAATTGCTGGTTCAATTCATTTCACTCCAGGAAATTCTTATGATGATGCTCCAAATGGAAATCATTCAGCTATTCATTGGGATTTAGTATTAATTCAAAGAGCTGATTACGGTGGCGGTGAAATCTATTTTGATGATGTTTTAATTAGAAAAGATGGTTTATTTGTAATTGACGAACTTAAAGTATTAAACCCTGAAAATTTAAAATAA